A stretch of Prosthecobacter debontii DNA encodes these proteins:
- a CDS encoding beta strand repeat-containing protein encodes MKTYSPALEPLEKRLAPAGVAVSFTGGALKITGTDADDFVMVEKTTDGFTISVANGSMISLNGGAEQESVQVTGAITKGVQVDLKGGNDTLSWDEVDLQGNMTVAMGAGDNETNLTDTVISGNLSVTGLEGKDSVSLQSLMEVTGTTALNLGDGTNFLASYAETSFGKGLTYIGGSGLDAVWLTGSSVRIGGLFDAKMGAGDSDITIDATTSLLKGVNVLTLDHSGAAESADFSLLSPQANILGPVTIKNGLGPSTTSIQTDLLSAGKISITNQGGGLQNNSISVSTDGVINGGLTILNGSGFQTNFLSGSLKVVGNVSVTNAAITVANQTVSTLIAGSGMEITGNLSVINKTAGVTNISGYSLEVTKGITITNGDLFKDSANSGTVFGIARLSASSLTIKNGVGSYTNQLNGGYYQIAGNFTIINGANVDGSVLTSLSVGSIDVGGAFSITNAGGGTQVNQMAGSSLHASSLKIVNGHAADTFVMGTYLSISQINLDKDLTITTGNGKSEVRVTGSSFDIGGKVSIVTGNASDGLRNTVSLGGNFVSVGGSLNITNGNGLFDTEIIMNSLNAKGAVTINGGSVATGINSYAIGVSSLTAGPLSITSKGGDTRTAFEGNNFLIRGALTITHGEGTKNVSLDVGTLRTGGNFALNLGKGQSTTAIEIGFGGMNVGGAFLLNALEGNDTFGMLSEGNISKGMTFKFGAGSVDATLQAQELMLGSLNITHTTEQNTNFEISGVRVNGASTITGSKGGDDVLIKSSTFRGALKIDLKEEADTLEMNGNTYLNAVNLLTGAGADTVKLAVSAASTPANSFSRSVLVDLGADDNTLKMGIYTDSSPINLFHNTVKIISGTGTTSRELGSNVFYHSDPQFVGTFADLPVPP; translated from the coding sequence ATGAAGACCTACTCACCGGCCCTGGAACCTTTGGAAAAACGTCTCGCCCCGGCAGGGGTTGCTGTCTCCTTCACCGGTGGCGCGCTCAAGATCACAGGCACGGATGCCGATGATTTCGTCATGGTGGAAAAGACCACCGATGGCTTTACCATCAGTGTGGCCAACGGCTCAATGATCAGCTTGAATGGCGGCGCAGAGCAGGAATCCGTGCAAGTCACCGGCGCCATTACCAAGGGCGTGCAGGTGGATCTCAAAGGCGGTAACGACACCCTTTCATGGGATGAAGTGGACCTGCAGGGGAACATGACGGTGGCCATGGGCGCGGGTGACAACGAGACGAACCTGACTGACACGGTCATCTCTGGGAACCTGAGCGTCACCGGCCTGGAAGGCAAGGATAGCGTCAGCCTGCAAAGCCTGATGGAAGTGACTGGCACCACCGCCCTGAATCTGGGGGACGGCACCAACTTTCTCGCGAGCTATGCGGAGACCTCTTTCGGTAAAGGCTTAACCTACATCGGCGGCAGCGGGCTTGATGCCGTCTGGCTCACGGGCTCTTCCGTGCGCATCGGCGGTTTATTCGATGCCAAAATGGGCGCTGGAGACAGCGATATTACCATCGACGCCACCACCTCCTTGTTGAAGGGTGTCAACGTCCTCACGCTCGACCACTCAGGAGCGGCAGAGAGCGCAGACTTCTCATTGCTGAGCCCTCAGGCGAATATCTTGGGTCCAGTCACCATCAAGAACGGTCTGGGCCCGAGCACCACGAGCATCCAGACGGACTTGCTCAGCGCGGGTAAAATCAGCATCACCAACCAAGGTGGTGGGCTGCAGAACAACTCCATCAGTGTCTCGACGGATGGGGTGATCAATGGTGGCCTCACCATTCTCAATGGCTCAGGTTTCCAGACCAATTTCCTTTCAGGCTCTCTGAAAGTGGTGGGTAATGTGTCTGTGACCAATGCTGCTATCACGGTGGCGAATCAGACCGTCAGCACCTTGATCGCGGGTTCTGGCATGGAAATCACCGGTAACCTCAGTGTGATCAACAAGACCGCCGGTGTCACCAACATCAGCGGCTACAGCCTTGAGGTGACCAAAGGGATCACGATCACCAACGGAGACCTCTTTAAAGACAGCGCCAACTCGGGCACCGTGTTTGGGATCGCTCGCCTGAGTGCCAGTAGCTTGACGATCAAGAATGGCGTCGGCAGTTACACCAACCAACTGAATGGTGGTTATTACCAGATCGCAGGAAACTTCACGATCATCAACGGTGCCAATGTGGACGGGTCCGTCCTCACCTCCCTGAGTGTGGGGAGTATAGACGTGGGAGGTGCCTTCAGCATCACCAACGCAGGTGGAGGGACTCAGGTCAACCAAATGGCAGGAAGCAGTCTCCACGCCAGCAGTTTAAAAATCGTCAATGGCCATGCAGCAGACACCTTTGTGATGGGCACGTATCTGAGCATCAGCCAGATCAATCTGGACAAGGATCTCACCATCACAACGGGCAATGGTAAGAGTGAGGTGAGGGTGACCGGTTCCAGCTTCGACATCGGTGGTAAAGTCTCGATCGTCACGGGCAACGCTAGCGACGGACTACGCAACACGGTCAGCCTCGGAGGCAATTTCGTCTCCGTTGGAGGCAGCCTGAATATCACGAATGGCAATGGCCTCTTTGACACCGAAATCATCATGAACAGCCTTAACGCCAAAGGTGCGGTGACGATCAATGGCGGCTCAGTGGCTACGGGTATCAATAGTTACGCCATCGGAGTATCCTCACTCACAGCCGGCCCACTCTCCATCACCAGCAAGGGAGGCGACACTAGGACCGCCTTTGAAGGTAACAATTTCCTCATCCGAGGAGCCCTCACCATCACTCATGGTGAAGGCACGAAGAATGTGAGCCTGGACGTGGGCACCCTGCGCACGGGAGGTAACTTCGCTCTGAATCTCGGCAAAGGCCAAAGCACCACCGCCATCGAAATCGGCTTCGGCGGGATGAACGTCGGAGGTGCCTTCCTCTTGAATGCCCTCGAAGGCAACGACACCTTCGGAATGTTAAGCGAAGGAAACATCAGTAAAGGCATGACCTTCAAATTCGGGGCAGGCTCAGTGGACGCGACCCTCCAAGCGCAGGAACTGATGCTGGGCAGCCTCAACATCACCCATACCACGGAGCAGAATACCAACTTCGAAATCTCTGGTGTGCGCGTCAATGGAGCCAGCACCATCACGGGCAGTAAGGGCGGAGATGACGTCCTGATCAAAAGCTCCACCTTCCGCGGAGCCCTGAAAATCGACCTCAAAGAAGAGGCCGATACCCTCGAAATGAACGGCAACACTTACCTGAATGCCGTCAATCTTCTCACTGGGGCCGGAGCAGACACCGTGAAGTTGGCCGTCTCGGCGGCGTCCACTCCCGCCAACAGCTTCTCCCGGTCGGTGCTCGTGGATCTCGGCGCTGACGATAACACCCTGAAGATGGGCATCTACACCGACTCTTCCCCCATCAACCTCTTCCACAACACCGTGAAGATCATCAGCGGCACCGGCACCACCAGCCGTGAGCTCGGCAGCAACGTCTTCTATCATAGCGATCCGCAGTTTGTCGGCACCTTCGCCGACCTGCCCGTCCCTCCGTGA